The genome window TTAAGTATATGTActcagttactttccaccatgGTCGATGACTAGCAAGCCTTGTTTGTGAGTATAGGAGGTGTGCATCTCATACTACTGTATAATTATGGCCATGGttacaaaatgttaaatatcATCATCTGAGGCTAAGGGTTTGTattgtagttaaaaaaaaaaagaaaaatctgaggCTGTAAAAAGGTGCCATACTGGTGTAAAACTCTTAAAAATGGGCACAGGAAGACAAGGTTACACAGTTCTGAATATCTGTGGTGGCTTGCATTACCTGACTCTGCCACTTCTGCAATGGGGACACCTTGCTCATGAGCCATGAATCCCAGTACAGAGAAGACTGCAAACCCAGCCACCACACTGGTACAACTGTTCAGCAAACACAGCCACAGGCAGTCTctgcaaaacacaaaaacatgtgcATACTCTATGAATTCATAGCATGTAGTTGATCAGTTTTTTAATATGTTATTGTGTAGCTCTTGTCCACTGGCGCGTCTGTCAGAAAAGTTGAGCATCAAGCTCAGTCACACATTGACAAATACTTACTTGTAGCAGTTGTTATTGTAGGTGTTATAGCTGCCTAGCACAGTTAAGGATCCCACACCCACACTGTATGAGAAGAAGATCTGAGCCCCAGCCTCCATCCAAACCTGTTCCAACAAAGCAACAGTTAGAAAATGTGTCCATCAACTCTCCACTGTTACAGTATATCATGAAGCTCTTACCTGTGGGTCTGTGAGTCGTGAGAGTTCAGGCAGAAGATAATACAGTACTCCTTGTAGAGCCCCAGGGAGAGAGAGTCCACGGATCAAAAGAATTACCAACATCACATAGGGGAAGGTAGCAGTAAAATACACCACCTCGGAAAAAAAGGTGTTAAAAGCATAtagaaatatactgtatacacttTACCACAGTATTAGGGCTTATATAAATACCTTTCCTGTAGACCTGACCCCTTTCCAGATACAAAAGTAGCAGATGATCCACATCGTAATGAGGCACAACAGCACCTCCCACCTGATGCTGCCTATTTCCTCAATCCCCCCTGAGATACCCAGCACTCGTTGTCTAGAAGGGAAAAAGATGGACACAAATGTTTTATTGAGACTCATTAGGACTCATATTGGCATATTTAAAAGAACCTAGAGGCTTCGTTTGTTCATCCACATCGACATACTCCCAGAACTCTGTGGCAGCAGAGGTTGAGTTCGTCTGGTTTGTCCATTCaaaggttttgttttgtgttgaaaAGTCTACGCAGTCATCTGAAAGGATAGTGAGaaaacaaattatatttataatCACAAAACAGATgtatgtcttctgtggctctagGGGCCACAGGACTGTAGAgatagatctggcaatgcgagactagggggAAGTTTCCAAAGTCTAAGAAAATGATCTTGCTTTGGGCTTGAGACTTCAAATGTTTAACAAACAGCTTGCATTACAAGCTATTGGTGTGGAATTTATAATATGTGGGGATTTACCAGGCAGGGAGGGTCTAATGAAAGACAAAATTAGtagacagagcatgtgtgacgtcacccattggtttgtggagatctgctatgtggcgtcgagtttgccgttacgggcgcagccatcctggttgcggatgtgacaaTTTTAGAcaggagggaggagtgagggaagagctgcttacactctacgttaccttacacactttcactggcaatcacatcataacCACgtcctaaaacaccccctgctttatcgccgattttaaaatcaacgagacaataattcaaaaaattaacatcattctgtgttgcagaagacttaaaactagcaaatgagaccataaactcattatgaaaatgtttactgaggtaataaatcaagtgagaagtggatcactttctcatagacttctacagtaACCGAACTCCTTTTGCAACTGCACGTGTTGCCCCCTGCTGGGATTCAGATAGAAGCAGGTTTAAGGCAGTTCTGCATTGCAACACTTCGCCAAACCGGATGTTTTGTCcactaatatacagtctatgggtaaaAGTCAGGACACCTCTGCGGCtttcattttgaccattattttttaaatctgtctctCACAAGTCCCCAGAATTTATGgaataaaaaactaaatgaaatttaATTGACATAAAAGTCACTGAAGTGTTGATACTTGCTATTATAACATCAGTACAGTATAcagatgttagtgttttgttaTACAAGTCCACCTTAAGACATGTGACAGTTTCCATTTTTACCTGTGTTCCAGTAATTGTTGCAGCTGGCCCAGGGAAGCTGTGAGCTGAAGGAGAACACCAGATAGAGCAAAGCCCAGGACAGAATAATGATGTAGGTCATACAGCTGTAGAGCACGATCAGCTGCCCACCATAGCCGATACCTGCAGGGCCACATTTCTGTTATAGACAAATATTACAAAAACCTTCTTCATTTATTCATTGCCAAGAGTCAGGCTGACCAAATAAATGACTAAAACTGCTTTCTCATTCTGAAAGACTTTTCCCtcaagataaatatatatataaaaagaaaaaatatatagttaaaagcaaagtaaaaaaagaaacacttaAAATTCTCTCATTTTTAGTCAAACTACTatggaaatgacaaaaaaacaggcTACGTTTTGACAAGTGACAGGAGACAGTACTTTGACGTGTGATTTCTCCAGTATGAAATGTCACTTGATTTAACATTTTACCTGCATTTTTGTAGCTAATATTTTCATAAACATCAACAATCCTtcttaaactttttttctttttttcacatatgcagAAGTCCTATAAACAGACTTTTATGTGTAAAATCGGTGGTTtcactttaaaataaacattctgCAACATAACTGAAACATTTCAAGGGCAGTGGGtatgtttttaatataatacattacatttatattatttttattttttttccccttggAATAAGGGTCACAGAGGCCATGCAGTTTTTAGCTTGTCAATGTTTGCTCTGTACTGACATCCATGACAGAGCTCTGATACGGAGGGAACAATGTGTCTTTTACAAGTTGACATTTGCTCCATTCATTTGTAGAGTGGGTAATGTGTTACTGCCTCAATGAAACATTGAACTACCTTAACTGTAAAAAGAAACTTTCCCACAATGGTAAAGGAGCCAGTAATGAAACTACCTGCTACACTTAGTCAATATTCAATCTACAATAAAGTCCTAAACTGCATACCTTCTGCCAGTGGACATAGCTTCCTCCAGCAGGTGATGCCCCCCTCCTGGGTGTATTGGCCTATAGTCGTCTCCAGCAGGAACAGGGGTACGCCACATGTCACCACAAATACCAGATACGGCACCAGGAATGCACCTGTATTTGCAAAGTATACAACAATAAATACATGTACTACAGATTTTGGGTAACAAGTAGGGGACTTCGTATTTGCTTACCCCCTCCATTTTTGTAGCAGAGGTAGGGAAACCTCCACACGTTGCCCAGGCCAACAACATTTCCCGCCACAGCCAGGAGAAACTCCACCTTACT of Sander lucioperca isolate FBNREF2018 chromosome 5, SLUC_FBN_1.2, whole genome shotgun sequence contains these proteins:
- the LOC116046539 gene encoding sodium- and chloride-dependent GABA transporter 2-like, with the protein product MLNKRCVTKQGASKVEERGHWGSKVEFLLAVAGNVVGLGNVWRFPYLCYKNGGGAFLVPYLVFVVTCGVPLFLLETTIGQYTQEGGITCWRKLCPLAEGIGYGGQLIVLYSCMTYIIILSWALLYLVFSFSSQLPWASCNNYWNTDDCVDFSTQNKTFEWTNQTNSTSAATEFWEQRVLGISGGIEEIGSIRWEVLLCLITMWIICYFCIWKGVRSTGKVVYFTATFPYVMLVILLIRGLSLPGALQGVLYYLLPELSRLTDPQVWMEAGAQIFFSYSVGVGSLTVLGSYNTYNNNCYKDCLWLCLLNSCTSVVAGFAVFSVLGFMAHEQGVPIAEVAESGPGLAFIAYPQAVAMMPLPQLWSICFFVMLILLGLDTQFVAMEVVMTSIIDLFPTVMRRAGRREGLLLLFCLTCFFSQLVMITEGGMYVFQMFDYYACNGACILCLCVFETLALGWVFGAERLFGIIKDMTGVHANPFFKICWLYLTPLVSLGSFICSLVEYQPLTFNRWYVYPTWAYVLGWLLALSSILLVPGWALYKLGTGTGNLTQRFNHLCRPDPDCSLTQKRETELQHIEGGNLQHLLI